In the Glycine max cultivar Williams 82 chromosome 19, Glycine_max_v4.0, whole genome shotgun sequence genome, CATAAACCCCTTTTCCGACGTCGTTTGCGACCTCCACCGTACGGAGCAtgtgttagggttagggtttggcGTTGAAATTGATCCCCATAGCCAAACGAATGGGGATAATCATCATCGTGATCGGGTTTTCGATGCTGATAGAGTTTTCAATTTCACGGTGGGGGATGGTTCGAGCGGGGTTAGGGTTGTAGGGTTTGGTTTGGATTCCGAATCGAGTAGCGAGGAGGGTGGGATTCGCGATGGCGGTGGGTTTGAGGATTTCGATGCTCGATTGTGTTGGGATAGTCTCTGTTTGGAGGATCAGAGGACGCTGAATGAGGGGTTTGAATGGGAGGAGGTGGAGGAGAGGGTGAACGAGAGAGAGGATTTGGGTTTGGTGGTTGATGAGGTTGAGATTGAAATTGAAGGTGATGATGGCGATGGGAATTCGGTGGCGTCAGGGTTCACTAATGCCGTtgaggaggaagaagaggaggaggaggaggatgcCGGGGAAGAGGCGCTGAGGTACCTCGAATGGGAGATTCTCTTGGCGGTTAACAATTCGGAGAGGAATGTGAATGGTGTGTTGGAGCACGAGGGCAATGCTGTTGGTGGTGCTGATTTCTTAACAATTCAGGATGGTTATGTGTATGCCGCAGAGTATGATGTTTTGTTCGGGCAGTTTCTTGAGAATGAGAGTGCCTTGAAGGGAAGCCCTCCGGCTGCGAAGAGTGTTGTGGAGAGTCTCCCGTTGGTGGAGTTGTCGAAGGAGGAGTTGTTGCAGGGGAAGAACGTGGCGTGCGCCATTTGCAAAGATGAGATTTTGTTGGAGGAGAAGGTCCGGAGGTTGCCTTGCTCGCATTGTTATCACGGGGACTGCATTTTTCCGTGGTTGGGCATTCGCAACACGTGCCCGGTTTGTCGGTTTGAGCTGCCCACAGATGATCCGGACTATGAGCAGGGGAAGGTCAATAGGGCTGCTCGTGGTCTGTTGGAGCTTGCGGCAGCACGGATGCAATTTTGACTTGTCTGTTGTTGCTTCAGGTTATACACTCGGTCTTATGTATATAGCAGTTTGCTTTGTCTCATACaactgatgatgatgatgagaacAAATCTTTTGTAAGTAGTTTTCGTGTTGTGGTGGTTTTGGAATAAGTTTCATACCATGTTGCATGCTCTGGATA is a window encoding:
- the LOC100789524 gene encoding E3 ubiquitin-protein ligase Praja-2 encodes the protein MSNHHHSSNPFASSSSTHSDSDSDSVSCFVTDLFETRLCSCDDDTDINPFSDVVCDLHRTEHVLGLGFGVEIDPHSQTNGDNHHRDRVFDADRVFNFTVGDGSSGVRVVGFGLDSESSSEEGGIRDGGGFEDFDARLCWDSLCLEDQRTLNEGFEWEEVEERVNEREDLGLVVDEVEIEIEGDDGDGNSVASGFTNAVEEEEEEEEEDAGEEALRYLEWEILLAVNNSERNVNGVLEHEGNAVGGADFLTIQDGYVYAAEYDVLFGQFLENESALKGSPPAAKSVVESLPLVELSKEELLQGKNVACAICKDEILLEEKVRRLPCSHCYHGDCIFPWLGIRNTCPVCRFELPTDDPDYEQGKVNRAARGLLELAAARMQF